The Pseudomonas sp. G2-4 genome window below encodes:
- a CDS encoding MarR family transcriptional regulator — translation MSDYTPGAKGTSPSTLERYIRISRAYTAATRRIDAKLSAVHGLSFSDFMILHHLKQAHGGRLRRADLAECMGLTASAVTKSLLPLEKIGWVSRQSDPRDARVGYACLTPAGAQLVYDAVLTAESSCQEAYQAIFGEMTVTLEPTAASE, via the coding sequence ATGTCTGACTACACACCGGGTGCGAAAGGCACTTCGCCCTCAACACTTGAACGCTATATCCGCATATCCCGGGCATACACTGCCGCCACTCGGCGTATCGACGCCAAACTCTCCGCCGTGCATGGGTTGAGCTTTAGCGACTTCATGATTCTGCATCATCTTAAGCAAGCCCACGGCGGCAGGCTTCGTCGCGCAGATTTGGCAGAGTGCATGGGCTTAACCGCGTCAGCCGTAACCAAGTCCCTTCTGCCCTTGGAAAAAATAGGTTGGGTATCTCGCCAAAGCGATCCCCGCGATGCGCGCGTTGGTTATGCATGCTTAACCCCCGCGGGCGCGCAGCTCGTTTACGACGCGGTGCTGACTGCAGAGAGTTCGTGCCAGGAGGCCTACCAAGCCATCTTCGGCGAGATGACCGTCACCCTTGAGCCAACCGCCGCGAGCGAGTGA
- a CDS encoding ATP-binding protein, whose product MSAIHIIFGPLGAGKSTLARQITAQLNAVSFSIDEWMQRLYGPDLPQPLSLEWVLPRVRRCESQIWETCVQVLASGKDVVLDQGFMTKADRTQIRLQAHNAGYEVLSHFVNADKPLRRERVLQRNLEKGATYSFEITAQMFEAMDARFEHPSPSELKECCNV is encoded by the coding sequence ATGAGCGCCATACACATTATTTTCGGCCCTCTCGGGGCCGGTAAGTCGACACTAGCTCGGCAGATAACGGCCCAGCTAAACGCTGTCAGCTTCTCGATTGATGAATGGATGCAGCGTCTATACGGCCCAGATCTGCCTCAGCCCCTTAGCCTGGAATGGGTGCTTCCCCGTGTTAGACGTTGCGAGTCGCAAATATGGGAAACGTGCGTGCAGGTTCTAGCGTCGGGCAAGGACGTGGTGCTGGATCAAGGCTTTATGACGAAAGCAGACCGCACTCAAATCCGACTGCAGGCCCACAACGCGGGCTATGAGGTGCTTAGCCACTTCGTAAATGCCGATAAGCCGCTACGCCGTGAGCGCGTACTGCAACGAAACCTAGAAAAAGGTGCGACCTATTCGTTCGAAATAACGGCCCAAATGTTCGAGGCCATGGACGCACGTTTTGAACACCCATCCCCATCCGAACTGAAGGAGTGTTGCAATGTCTGA